The Triticum aestivum cultivar Chinese Spring chromosome 3A, IWGSC CS RefSeq v2.1, whole genome shotgun sequence genome includes a region encoding these proteins:
- the LOC123060489 gene encoding ABC transporter C family member 8, which translates to MERGSTPEYLLASSAACQGQGGGDLALELGSLCFISQTMLIDLVNLLLLAVYVSSLLIAACKREFRVVRARELPFPCAVASPCCALLGIACVCLGLGAWGSSPHGALLFFVRGFVWVSLSVSLVVRPTRLSGALAVAWWAVDAVLITANCLEKTVTGGNLGVLDVMSWAVGFLLLLSAIRVCRSLAAGDGGGAESEPLLAAGGGERRAAFGEAGFFSRLTFTWMDSLLRLGYSKPLGLGDIPPLDADDAAAEACRKFLGEWHRRRGESHKTSNLVLRVLAECHKKELLLTALYTLLRTLSFAASPVMLYCFVSYSDRQEKERDLGTGAALVAGLLAMKLVESLSQRHWFFGSRRLGMRMRSALMAAVFEKQLRLSSEGRGRHSSGEIANYIAVDAYRLGEFPYWLHLGWSMPVQLVLAIALLFWIVGAGALPALAPVAICGVLNVPFARMLQQYQSRFMQAQDERQRATAEVLHSMKIVKLQSWEDKFRATVQRLRDAEVRWLGETQLKKAYGSALYWVSPTVISAVVLAGTAAVQSAPLDAGVVFTVLATMRVVSEPMRMLPEVMSVMIQVKVSLDRIGKFLTEDEFQDDAVDRAPASDRSCLDVHHGVFSWEPSKGTATLKDINITATHGQKIAVCGPVGAGKSSLLCATLGEIPRMSGSVAVSGSVAYVSQTSWIQSGTVRDNILFGRPMRSSEYERALKCCALDKDMENFPHGDLTEIGQRGLNMSGGQKQRIQLARAVYSDADVYLLDDPFSAVDAHTAATLFNDCVMAALEDKTVILVTHQVEFLSKVDRILVMEKGEITQEGTYEELLQFGTAFEQLVNAHQDSKTTLDSNVSNEGAMVQYQQPRLQQQGSDAEISTGNLPSVQLTQEEERELGGAGLKTYKDYVSVSRGWFLLVLIVLTQCVFVALQYLATYWLAATIQSRRFSVRIVVGVYAVMTTASCLFAYVRSLVAAHFGLKASREFFSGFMDSVFKAPMLFFDSTPTGRIMTRASSDLCILDFDIPFTMTFVISGTVEVAATVVVMIMVTWQVVLVAVPAVIGVLYIQRYYIASARELVRINGTTKAPVMNYAAESMLGVVTIRAFAATNRFIQTNLQLIDMDATMFFYTNAALEWVLLRVEAMQILVIVTSSILLVMLPAGSVAPGFLGLCLSYALTLSSAQVFLTRFYSNLENYMISVERIKQFMNLPSEPPAIISDRRPAPSWPSEGKINLENLRVKYRENAPTVLRGITCTFAAGNKIGVVGRTGSGKTTLLSALFRLIDPSGGRILIDDVDICTIGLKDLRMKLSIIPQEPTLFRGSVRSNVDPLGLYTDQDIWEALDKCQLKKTISVLPELLEAPVSDDGENWSAGQRQLFCLARVLLSRNRILVLDEATASIDSATDAILQRVIKQEFSGCTVITIAHRVPTVTDSDMVMVLSYGKLIEYDRPSRLMENEDSSFFKLVSEYWSNYK; encoded by the exons ATGGAGCGAG GTAGTACACCGGAGTATTTGCTTGCATCATCAGCAGCCTGCCAAGGCCAAGGAGGAGGAGATCTCGCTCTGGAGCTGGGTTCCCTGTGTTTCATCAGCCAGACGATGCTAATCGATCTCGTGAACCTTCTTCTCTTGGCCGTCTATGTCTCGAGCCTGCTGATCGCCGCTTGCAAGAGGGAGTTCAGGGTCGTCAGGGCGAGAGAGCTTCCATTTCCGTGCGCTGTGGCTTCCCCCTGCTGCGCGCTTCTTGGCATTGCGTGCGTCTGCCTGGGACTGGGAGCATGGGGCTCCTCTCCCCACGGAGCACTGCTCTTCTTCGTGAGAGGTTTTGTGTGGGTGTCCTTGTCGGTCTCCTTGGTCGTCCGTCCGACGAGGCTCTCCGGAGCTCTGGCGGTGGCGTGGTGGGCGGTGGACGCTGTTCTCATCACGGCCAACTGTTTGGAGAAGACTGTGACGGGTGGAAATCTGGGAGTTCTTGACGTGATGTCGTGGGCCGTGGGCTTCTTGCTTCTGCTGAGCGCGATCCGAGTTTGCAGaagcctcgccgccggcgatggagGCGGCGCGGAGTCCGAGCCTCTCCTTGCGGCGGGGGGCGGGGAGAGGCGGGCGGCGTTCGGCGAGGCCGGGTTCTTCAGCCGCCTGACGTTCACGTGGATGGACTCGCTCCTGCGCCTTGGGTACTCCAAGCCGCTGGGCCTCGGCGACATCCCGCCGCTCGACGCCGACGACGCGGCGGCGGAGGCGTGCCGTAAGTTCCTCGGCGAGTGGCATCGACGGAGGGGGGAGTCGCATAAAACGAGCAACCTCGTGCTCCGGGTGCTCGCCGAGTGCCACAAGAAGGAGCTGCTCCTGACGGCGCTCTACACGCTGCTACGCACACTGTCCTTCGCCGCGTCGCCGGTGATGCTGTACTGCTTCGTGTCGTACTCCGATCGGCAGGAGAAGGAGCGGGATCTTGGCACCGgggccgcgctcgtcgccggcctTCTGGCCATGAAGCTGGTGGAGTCGCTGTCGCAGAGGCACTGGTTCTTCGGGTCGAGGCGGCTGGGCATGCGCATGCGCTCCGCCCTCATGGCCGCCGTCTTCGAGAAGCAGCTGCGGCTGTCCAGCGAGGGGCGGGGACGGCACTCGTCCGGCGAGATCGCCAACTACATCGCCGTGGACGCGTACCGGCTGGGCGAGTTCCCGTACTGGCTGCACCTGGGATGGAGCATGCCGGTGCAGCTCGTCCTCGCCATCGCGCTCCTGTTCTGGATCGTGGGCGCCGGCGCGCTCCCCGCGCTGGCCCCCGTGGCCATCTGCGGCGTGCTCAACGTGCCTTTCGCCAGGATGCTGCAGCAGTACCAGTCGAGGTTCATGCAGGCGCAGGACGAGCGGCAGCGCGCCACGGCGGAGGTGCTGCACAGCATGAAGATCGTGAAGCTGCAGTCGTGGGAGGACAAGTTCAGGGCCACGGTGCAGCGGCTGCGCGACGCCGAGGTGCGGTGGCTCGGCGAGACGCAGCTCAAGAAGGCCTACGGCAGCGCGCTCTACTGGGTGTCGCCGACGGTGATCTCCGCCGTGGTCTTGGCGGGCACGGCCGCGGTCCAGAGCGCGCCCCTGGACGCCGGCGTGGTGTTCACCGTCCTCGCCACCATGCGCGTCGTGTCGGAGCCCATGAGGATGCTGCCCGAGGTGATGTCCGTCATGATCCAGGTCAAGGTGTCGCTGGACCGCATCGGGAAGTTCCTCACCGAGGACGAGTTCCAAGACGACGCCGTGGACAGGGCACCGGCGTCCGACAGGAGCTGCCTGGACGTGCACCACGGCGTCTTCAGCTGGGAGCCCAGCAAGGGCACCGCAACCCTGAaagacatcaacatcaccgccacgCACGGGCAGAAGATCGCCGTCTGCGGGCCTGTCGGCGCCGGAAAATCGTCGTTGCTGTGCGCGACGCTCGGCGAGATCCCAAGAATGTCCGGATCA GTGGCCGTGAGTGGCTCGGTGGCCTATGTGTCCCAGACGTCGTGGATCCAGAGCGGCACGGTGCGCGACAACATCCTCTTCGGGAGGCCGATGAGGAGTTCGGAGTACGAGAGGGCCCTCAAGTGCTGCGCGCTGGACAAGGACATGGAGAACTTCCCGCACGGCGACCTGACGGAGATCGGGCAGAGGGGCCTCAACATGAGCGGCGGGCAGAAGCAGAGGATCCAGCTCGCAAGGGCCGTCTACAGCGACGCCGACGTCTACCTCCTCGACGACCCTTTCAGCGCCGTCGACGCGCACACCGCCGCCACCCTCTTCAAT GATTGTGTCATGGCGGCGCTCGAGGACAAGACGGTCATTCTCGTAACGCATCAAGTTGAGTTCCTCTCCAAGGTTGACAGGATTTTG GTCATGGAGAAGGGCGAGATAACGCAGGAGGGAACCTACGAGGAGCTCCTGCAGTTCGGCACGGCGTTCGAGCAGCTTGTCAACGCTCACCAGGACTCAAAAACAACGCTGGACTCCAATGTATCCAACGAAGGAGCCATGGTTCAGTACCAACAGCCAAGGCTCCAGCAGCAGGGCAGCGACGCGGAGATCTCCACCGGCAACCTGCCGTCGGTCCAGCTGAcacaggaggaggagagggagctgGGAGGAGCCGGGCTGAAAACATACAAGGACTACGTGTCAGTGTCCAGGGGCTGGTTCCTCCTCGTCCTCATAGTACTCACACAGTGCGTGTTCGTCGCCCTGCAATACCTCGCGACTTACTGGCTCGCGGCGACGATCCAGAGCCGTCGGTTCAGCGTCAGGATCGTCGTTGGAGTCTACGCGGTGATGACGACCGCCAGCTGCCTGTTTGCCTACGTGAGGAGCCTTGTTGCCGCTCACTTCGGCCTCAAGGCGTCGAGGGAGTTCTTCTCCGGTTTCATGGATTCTGTGTTCAAGGCCCCCATGCTGTTCTTCGACTCTACCCCGACCGGGAGGATCATGACCCGG GCTTCGTCGGATTTGTGCATCTTGGACTTCGACATCCCGTTTACGATGACCTTTGTGATATCCGGCACGGTTGAGGTGGCGGCAACCGTGGTGGTAATGATCATGGTTACATGGCAAGTCGTTCTGGTTGCCGTGCCTGCTGTAATTGGTGTTCTGTACATTCAG AGATACTACATTGCCTCCGCCAGAGAGTTGGTGAGGATCAACGGTACCACAAAGGCGCCCGTGATGAACTATGCCGCTGAATCGATGCTCGGAGTGGTCACCATAAGGGCCTTTGCGGCGACAAATAGGTTCATTCAGACAAATCTTCAGCTCATCGACATGGATGCGACAATGTTCTTCTACACAAATGCAGCGCTAGAGTGGGTGCTTCTGCGTGTCGAGGCGATGCAAATCTTGGTCATTGTTACATCGTCCATTCTTCTCGTTATGCTACCGGCAGGATCAGTTGCTCCAG gatttcttgGGCTATGCCTCTCATATGCCTTGACGCTTTCTTCTGCGCAAGTGTTCTTGACACGATTCTACTCAAATCTGGAGAATTATATGATATCAGTGGAGAGAATCAAACAGTTCATGAATCTACCATCTGAGCCTCCGGCTATCATCAGTGACAGAAGGCCTGCTCCTTCATGGCCATCTGAAGGAAAGATAAATCTGGAGAACTTGAGA GTCAAGTATCGCGAAAATGCGCCTACGGTTTTGCGCGGGATCACTTGCACATTTGCAGCTGGAAACAAGATTGGAGTTGTTGGAAGAACCGGGAGCGGGAAGACCACTCTCCTGAGCGCGTTGTTCCGCCTCATCGACCCCTCCGGCGGGCGAATTCTCATCGACGATGTCGACATTTGCACCATAGGACTGAAGGACCTTAGGATGAAACTCAGCATCATTCCTCAGGAGCCAACGCTTTTCAGGGGCAGCGTACGGAGCAACGTCGATCCTCTGGGCCTGTATACAGATCAGGATATCTGGGAG GCATTGGATAAGTGCCAGTTGAAGAAGACGATCAGTGTCCTTCCTGAACTTCTTGAGGCACCAG TGAGCGATGACGGAGAGAACTGGAGCGCGGGGCAACGGCAGCTCTTCTGCCTCGCGCGCGTCCTCCTCAGCAGGAACAGGATCCTGGTCCTCGACGAGGCGACGGCGTCGATCGACTCGGCCACTGACGCCATCCTGCAGAGGGTCATCAAGCAGGAGTTCTCAGGGTGCACGGTGATCACCATAGCACACAGGGTTCCCACCGTCACAGACAGTGATATGGTCATGGTTCTTTCCTACG GTAAGCTTATAGAGTACgacaggccatcgaggctgatggAAAATGAGGACTCGTCATTCTTTAAGCTCGTCTCCGAGTACTGGTCCAACTATAAGTGA